The following coding sequences are from one Nicotiana tomentosiformis chromosome 3, ASM39032v3, whole genome shotgun sequence window:
- the LOC104108676 gene encoding 3-oxoacyl-[acyl-carrier-protein] reductase 4-like, producing the protein MGSLAFNSVAATTANFRPSAAARSSVRSQLSHLRLFPSLSAPLQYRWSSSSSPAFLGVRAEVAATEQAGVDGAAKLEAPVVVVTGASRGIGKAVALALGKAGCKVLVNYARSSKEAEEVSKEIESCGGQAMTFGGDVSKEEDVESMMKTVVDRWGTVDILINNAGITRDTLLMRMKKSQWQEVLDLNLTGVFLCTQAAAKIMMKKKRGRIVNISSVVGLVGNAGQANYSAAKAGVIGLTKSVAKEYASRNITVNAVAPGFIASDMTSKLSDDIEKKILASVPLGRYGQPEEVAGLVEFLALSPAASYITGQVLTIDGGMVM; encoded by the exons ATGGGTTCTCTCGCCTTCAATTCCGTCGCCGCCACCACCGCCAATTTCCGTCCGTCCGCCGCCGCACGCTCCTCCGTCCGCAGCCAACTCTCGCATCTCCGCCTTTTCCCTTCCCTATCCGCTCCCTTACAATACCGATGGTCCTCTTCCTCTTCTCCCGCCTTTTTAG GTGTAAGAGCTGAGGTGGCGGCTACCGAGCAAGCTGGAGTTGATGGTGCCGCAAAACTGGAAGCTCCCGTCGTTGTTGTTACCGGAGCTTCTAGAGGAATCGGAAAGGCCGTTGCTTTGGCTTTGGGAAAAGCTGGTTGCAAG GTCCTAGTGAATTATGCGAGATCTTCAAAGGAGGCAGAAGAAGTTTCCAAAGAG ATTGAATCATGTGGTGGCCAAGCGATGACTTTTGGTGGTGATGTTTCAAAAGAAGAAGATGTAGAATCGATGATGAAAACC GTGGTTGATCGATGGGGAACAGTCGATATCTTAATAAATAATGCAG GTATAACGCGTGATACGTTGTTGATGAGAATGAAGAAATCTCAGTGGCAGGAGGTTCTCGACTTGAATCTTACTGGAGTGTTCCTCTGCACGCAG GCTGCCGCTAAAATTATGATGAAGAAGAAAAGG GGGAGAATAGTCAACATATCCTCTGTTGTTGGTTTAGTTGGCAATGCTGGGCAAGCCAACTATAGTGCAGCAAAAGCAGGAGTGATTGGATTAACTAAAAGTGTCGCAAAAGAATACGCCAGCAGGAATATAACT GTTAATGCTGTGGCTCCTGGATTCATTGCATCAGATATGACTTCTAAGCTAAGTGATGACATTGAGAAGAAAATTTTGGCTAGCGTTCCCTTAG GAAGATATGGTCAACCAGAAGAAGTTGCTGGATTGGTGGAATTCCTTGCACTCAGTCCTGCAGCCAGCTATATTACTGGACAG GTTCTTACTATTGATGGTGGAATGGTTATGTAG